In Xiphias gladius isolate SHS-SW01 ecotype Sanya breed wild chromosome 5, ASM1685928v1, whole genome shotgun sequence, the following are encoded in one genomic region:
- the oplah gene encoding 5-oxoprolinase isoform X4 gives MAETKGKFDFAIDRGGTFTDVFARLPDGRERVLKLLSRDPQNYKDAPTEGIRRVLEEETGRVFPRDQPVDTSLIGWIRMGTTLATNALLEREGERTALLVTKGFKDLLHIGTQARPKLFDLEVAVPEVLYEEVIEVDERVVLRQDGCQLPRKDPKRIVTGSTGDSLEVWRELDLEGVEKDLRGVLSRGITSLAVLLLHSYTWSDHEKAVGALARCLGFTQVSLSSEVMPMVRAVPRGYTVCADAYLTPKIRQYLKGFTSGFKGGLKDVDVLFMQSDGGLTPMEQFCGSRAVLSGPAGGVVGYAITSYSQMEKKPVIGFDMGGTSTDVSRYAGQYEHVFEATTAGVTLQAPQLDINTVAAGGGSRLFFRSGMFAVGPESAGAHPGPACYRKSGPLTVTDANLALGRLLPSFFPKIFGPGENESLSLEETMKHFRHLTQEINLFLSSNQSQVSTNGANQSNNSMLPNSQSEMSVEEVAIGFIRVANEAMCRPIRALTQAKGHDTSKHVLACFGGAGGQHACAIAQALGMKTVFIHKYSGVLSAYGLALADVVEEVQEPCSMQYEQHCFSELDRRVEQLSKCCHDTLCARGFTSSQISTEVFLHLRYEGTDCALMVTAAGYPSNAQSCCAGDFRSAFTKRYLKEFGFTIPDRPIMVDDIRVRGCGKSGIKSVYKTNMGPKQAKPVTVTKCYFEDGYLDTSVYLWEELPCGHSIQGPAIIIDKNSTILVEPCCEASLTEGGDVFMTVGSDPHCALGTELNTVQLSIFSHRFMSIAEQMGRVLQRTSISTNIKERLDFSCAVFGPDGGLVSNAPHIPVHLGAMQETVQYQIRSLGNNLREGDVVLSNHPCAGGSHLPDLTVITPVFRKGVSGPVFFVASRGHHADIGGITPGSMPPHSTSLQQEGAVFTSFKLVTGGVFQEQAVTEALMAPTQYPDCSGTRNLHDNLSDLRAQVAANQRGGQLVGELIDSYRLAVVQAYMGYIQSNAELAVRDMLRDFARCRRQQTGSLEVESEDFMDDGTPIRLRVKINEEEGSAVFDFTGTGTEVWGNCNAPRAITLSALIYCLRCMVGQDIPLNQALAKKKEKKADNVQTFDNSAKLWKTKIMDQFKFSRVNETSAKS, from the exons ATGGCTGAGACCAAGGGGAAATTTGACTTTGCTATCGACCGGGGTGGCACTTTCACCGATGTGTTTGCCCGGCTGCCTGATGGTCGCGAGAGAGTACTGAAACTGCTGTCTCGAGACCCCCAGAACTACAAAGACGCTCCTACTGAGGGGATCCGCAGAGTCCTGGAAGAG GAAACAGGGCGGGTCTTTCCTCGTGACCAGCCTGTAGACACTTCACTCATTGGCTGGATCAGAATGGGCACAACATTGGCAACCAACGCTTtgctggagagagaaggagaaaggactGCGCTCCTGGTCACAAAGGGCTTTAAGGACTTGCTGCACATTGGCACACAAGCCAGGCCAAAGCTGTTTGATTTG GAGGTTGCAGTGCCTGAGGTGCTGTATGAGGAGGTAATAGAGGTGGATGAGCGAGTTGTTCTTAGGCAAGATGGCTGCCAGCTGCCCAGGAAAGATCCCAAACGTATTGTCACAG GCAGTACCGGGGATTCTCTGGAGGTGTGGAGGGAGCTGGATCTTGAGGGTGTGGAGAAAGACCTGAGAGGAGTTCTGTCTCGCGGGATCACCAGTCTGGCTGTCCTTCTGCTGCACTCATACAC aTGGTCCGACCATGAGAAAGCAGTGGGTGCCCTGGCACGTTGTCTGGGCTTCACCCAGGTGTCTCTATCCAGCGAGGTCATGCCCATGGTGCGGGCAGTGCCACGGGGCTACACCGTCTGTGCCGACGCCTACCTCACACCCAAAATTCGGCAGTATTTAAAAGGCTTCACCTCTGGCTTCAAGGGTGGCCTGAag GATGTGGACGTGTTGTTCATGCAGTCAGATGGAGGTCTGACTCCCATGGAACAGTTCTGTGGTTCGCGGGCCGTTCTGTCTGGCCCAGCGGGTGGTGTGGTGGGTTATGCCATCACCTCTTACAGCCAGATGGAGAAGAAACCTGTGATTGGCTTTGACATGGGCG GAACTTCTACAGATGTGAGTCGATATGCTGGCCAGTATGAACATGTGTTTGAGGCTACCACAGCTGGAGTCACCCTGCAAGCACCTCAGCTCGATATCAACACTGTGGCTGCAGGAGGAGGGTCACGACTGTTCTTCAG ATCAGGGATGTTTGCAGTTGGACCAGAATCTGCAGGTGCACATCCAGGACCAGCATGCTACAGAAAAA GTGGTCCTCTGACTGTGACCGATGCTAATTTAGCCCTGGGACGactcctcccttccttcttcCCAAAGATCTTTGGGCCCGGGGAGAATGAATCACTGTCCTTGGAGGAGACCATGAAGCATTTCCGTCATCTCACCCAAGAGATCAACCTCTTCTTGTCTTCTAACCAGTCACAG gtTAGCACAAATGGGGCCAACCAATCAAATAACAGCATGTTGCCAAACAGCCAGTCAGAGATGAGCGTGGAGGAGGTTGCGATTGGATTCATTCGTGTTGCAAATGAGGCCATGTGCCGGCCAATTAGAGCTCTAACACAG GCCAAGGGCCATGATACATCTAAACATGTGTTGGCATGTTTCGGGGGTGCAGGTGGCCAACATGCTTGTGCTATTGCCCAAGCCCTCGGGATGAAGACTGTCTTTATACATAA GTACAGTGGCGTGCTGTCGGCCTACGGTCTGGCTCTTGCTgatgtggtggaggaggtgcAGGAGCCATGCTCAATGCAGTATGAACAGCACTGTTTCAGTGAGCTCGACCGGAGGGTGGAGCAGCTCTCAAAATGCTGCCACGATACACTCTGTGCACGTGGCTTCACCAG CAGTCAGATATCCACTGAGGTTTTCCTCCACCTGCGTTATGAGGGCACCGACTGTGCGCTCATGGTTACTGCTGCCGGTTACCCCAGCAACGCCCAGTCCTGTTGCGCTGGAGACTTCCGCAGTGCCTTCACCAAACG ttattTGAAGGAATTTGGATTCACCATCCCAGACAGACCCATCATGGTTGATGACATCAGAGTGAGGGGTTGTGGAAAATCTGGTATCAAATCAGTGTATAAAACAAATATGGGACCCAAACAGGCCAAACCTGTCACG GTGACCAAGTGTTACTTTGAAGATGGTTACCTGGACACCAGTGTGTATCTATGGGAGGAGCTGCCATGTGGTCACAGCATCCAGGGACCAGCCATCATCATTGACAAGAACAG CACCATCCTGGTGGAGCCATGCTGTGAGGCCAGTCTGACAGAGGGGGGAGATGTTTTCATGACTGTAGGCTCTGACCCTCACTGTGCCCTCGGCACTGAGCTCAACACAGTGCAGCTCTCCATCTTTTCCCACCGCTTCATGAGCATAGCAG AGCAGATGGGCAGAGTTCTTCAAAGAACCTCCATCTCCACCAACATCAAGGAACGTCTCGACTTCTCCTGTGCTGTGTTCGGACCAGACGGCGGTCTGGTGTCCAACGCACCTCACATCCCTGTCCACCTGGGTGCCATGCAAGAGACTGTCCAGTACCAG ATCAGATCACTGGGGAACAACCTGAGGGAAGGGGATGTGGTTCTTAGTAACCACCCTTGTGCTGGGGGCAGCCACCTTCCAGACCTCACAGTCATCACACCA GTGTTTAGAAAAGGGGTGAGTGGTCCAGTGTTCTTTGTAGCCAGCAGAGGGCACCATGCCGACATTGGAGGCATCACTCCAGGCTCCATGCCCCCCCATTCCACCTCCCTTCAGCAGGAGGGCGCTGTCTTCACTTCCTTCAAACTTGTCACTGGTGGGGTCTTCCAGGAGCAGG CTGTAACTGAAGCTCTGATGGCTCCGACCCAGTATCCAGACTGCTCTGGGACTCGTAATCTCCATGACAACCTGTCAGACCTGCGGGCTCAGGtggcagccaatcagagaggaGGCCAGCTGGTGGGGGAGTTGATTGACAGCTACAGGCTGGCTGTGGTTCAGGCCTATATGGGGTATATTCAG AGTAACGCAGAGCTGGCAGTGAGGGACATGCTGAGAGACTTTGCACGTTGTCGACGGCAACAGACTGGCTCCTTGGAGGTGGAGTCAGAGGATTTCATGGATGATGGGACGCCAATCAGACTGCGGGTCAAGATTAATGAAGAAGAG GGCAGTGCAGTGTTTGACTTCACAGGGACCGGGACAGAGGTTTGGGGAAACTGCAATGCTCCACGGGCCATCACCCTCTCTGCCCTCATCTACTGCCTGCGCTGCATGGTTGGACAGGACATCCCCCTCAATCAG gcattggcaaaaaaaaaagaaaaaaaggcagataaCGTGCAAACGTTTGATAATTCAGCAAAgctgtggaaaacaaagatTATGGACCAGTTTAAATTTTCAAGAGTCAATGAAACATCTGCAAAATCTT ga